TCTGGACGTGGACCGGTTCGGCGTGGCAGCCGACGTCATGGGGCTGGCCGAGAAGATGCGGCTTCCCGTAGCAGTGATCAGCACAGCCAAGGCGGTCATCGACGAAACGTTCCCCCATTACGTCGGCATCTACAACGGCCAGGCAAGCGAACCGCACGTGCGCGCGGCGATCGAGACCAGCGACTGCCTGCTCTCCATCGGCTACCGGCCGATCGAGGTGACCACGGGCGACTTCACCGCTTCGCTGCCCGCCGACACGATCCACGCCCGGAGCCACTCGGTGGACGTCGGCGATGACAACTATCAGGCGGTGACGCTCCAGGAAGTCATCCGCGGCGTACTGGACGCCGTCCCGCGCGTCACGAGCCGCGCCGTACCGCAGCGGCCCGCGGCGACGGGAGCCCTGGCGAACGGATCCGCCCGCCTGACGCAGGCCGCGTACTGGCAGGCGGTCCAGGGCTACCTCCGGGCGGGTGACGTGCTCCTCCTCGACAACGGCACCTCGTACGCTCTTCTCGGCCTTAGCCTCCCGCCGGGCTGCACCTTCGTCGGATCGATCAACTGGGGCTCGATCGGCTACTCGGTCGCAGCCCTGCTCGGCACGCTGACCGCAGCACCAGACCGTCGCCACCTGCTGTTCCTGGGCGACGGCTCATTCCAGCTGACCGCGCAGGAGCTGTCGACCATCCTGCGGCACGACCACAAGCCGGTGATCTTCCTGATCAACCACGGCGGATACACCATCGAACGCGGTTACCTCGGCAGAACCGAGCAGTACAACGACATCGCGACCTGGGCTTACGCGGATCTACCGAGGGTGCTCCGCCCGGACACCACGGCGCGATCGTTCGTCGTCAAGACCACCGCGGACCTGGCGGAGGCCCTCAGCGCGCCCAACGACACGCTGATCTTCATCGAAGCGGTCATGGATCCCTACGACGCTCCCGCCGCGGTCATGGCCAGCAGCAACACCGGCGCGGACATCGACTACGGGCCTCGCGGCCCGCAGCACCGCGACAACGTACAGCTCAGGCCCGCCTGACTCCCCCGCCGAACAAGCCGGGACAAGCGGCAGGTCCGGATGTTGGATCGGTGGGACGCAGCCCAGCACGCGTCGAGTCTGAACGCGTTGACCGGCGCAGGAGGCAGTGCCGCTCAGTCCGTGAGGCCCTCGATCGCCACGGGAAGGTGGCGGGGGCCGCGCAGCACGGCGTTGGCGCGGTACGGCGGCGGGTCCTCGAGCAGCCCGGAGAACCTGACCCGGCGGAACAGCTCGGGCACGGCCACATGGAGTTCGATGCGGGCGAGGGGGGCGCCGAAGCAGTAGTGGATGCCGGTGTACATGCCCAGGTGTTCGTTGTCCTTGCGGTCGGGGTCGAACCGGTCGGGGTCCTTGAAGCGTTTGGGGTCGCGGTTGGCCGCGGCCAGCATGAGCCAGACCGGCGAGCCGGCCGGGATCGTGGTGCCGGCGACCTCGATATCGGCCAGGGCGGTGGTGAATGGGATGAACTGGACCGGGGGCTCGTAGCGCAGCACTTCCTCGATGAGTGGGACGGCCAGGTCCAGGTCCTTCTGGAACCGCTCGAGGAGGTCGGGGTGGCGCAGCAGGGTGAGGGTCGTGTTGGTGATCGCGTTGACGGTGGTCTCGTGGCCGGCGACCAGGAGCAGCACCGCCGTGGCCTCCAGGTCCGCCGGCGTCATGTCGGGGGCGAGCGCGCTGAGCATCCCGGGGCCGGGGTGGCGGCGTTTGGTCTCGATCAGATCGGTCAGGTACGCGCCCATGTCCTGGCGCGCCTGCTGCGCCTTCGCCTGACCGTCGCCGCCGGCCTGGGGATCGAGGGACGACGCCAGCGCATCGGCCCAGCCGTGGAAGCGCGGTTCGTCCTCGCGCGGCACGCCGAGGACCTTGCAGATGGCGGTGACGGGAAGGGGGTAGGAGAAGGCCTCGACGATGTCGACCTGGTCCTTGCCTTCGAAGGCGTCGAGCAACTCGGTGACGACCTTGGTCAGTTCTCCGCGCAGGTCGTCGAGGAACCTGGGGCTGTGCGGGGGGCCGAAGGGCCGGTTGATGGTGTCGCGCAGCCGGTCGTGCACGGGTGGGTCGGTGAAGATGAAGCTGGGCGGCAGACCGGTCTCCGGGTCCGGCTGCCCCACGCGGGCGTAGCCGGACGGGCGGTTGCTCGTGTCGTTGCTCAGCCGCGGGTCGTTGGCCAGGCTCCGCACCTCGTAGTAGGTGCTGACCACGTAGGTGCCGTCGTCCTCCCGCCTGACCGGTTGCTTGCGCAGTTCCGCGTAGAGCGGGTAGGGATTGGCCCGATTGGCGTAGTCGGTGATCTGCGCGACGAGGGTGCCGGACGTCATGGTGTCTCCTGAGGGCTCCGGGCGTTGCAGGGCCGGTGATCAGGCATGCGCCGGAACGAAAGTGACACGCCGCTCGCTCGGCGAGTGACCCGTCAGCGTGACCGTGGCCCCATGGGTGGGAAGATGGGGGTCGGGGAAGGCCGGGTCGATCGGATCCAGCGTCTCGGTGCGGCGGTCGACCGTGCGGTACTCCGGCGGGAAGGGGGCACCGGCCGCGATCTGCTGCTCGTAGAACCCCAGCCACCTGGCCCCGTCGAAGGCCACCGCGGCGATGACGCGGCCCCGGTAGCCGTAGACCGCCACGAACCGCTCCTCCGTTAGTGTCCCCTGGGCGACGACCAGGTGGTCGCCCAGCGAGGGGACACCTACCGACTTGATGTTGACACCGAACTGGGAGGACCAGAACATCGGCAGCCACAGATGCGGACGGCGATCCGGACCCGCACAGATCATGTTGTGGGCGGCGACCTCGGCCTGCTCGACCGCGTTGCCCCAGTGCTCCAGCGCCAGGAACTGGTAGTCGAACAGCGGGTGAGGGCTGCGGGCGACGTCACCGGCGGCGTAGATGTCGTCGGTGACGATGCCGTTGACGTCGAACACCCGGCACCCGGCGTCGCACGCGATCCCCCGGGGACCCGCGGCCACGCCCGAGCCGGCGAGCCATTCCGTGTTCCGCATGGCACCGAGCGAGACGACCGCCACCTCCACGTCGATCGCCGAACCGTCGGACAGATGGGCGCGCCTGAGCCGTCCCACATCGTCCCCCTCCAGGGCGGTCACGCTGACCCCGCACCGCAGATCGACCCCATGCTTGCGCTGCAGCCGGTCCGCGACCGCGCCGATCACCCCGCCGAGCGCGCCCACCAGCGGCGCCGGGCCGCGCTCGGCGACCGTGACCTCAAGGCCCAGCTCCCGGCAGGCGGAGGCGACCTCCGAGCCCGTGAAGCCGGCGCCGATCACCAGCACCCGGGCCACGCCCCCGGTCAGCTTCCGGCGCAGGCGTGCGGAGTCGTCACGCGTACGCAGCCCGAACACCCCGTCCAGCGCGGCCTCTTCCGGGTGGAACCAGGGCCGCGCCCTGGTCCCGGTCGTGATCAGCAGGCGGTCGTAGGGGACGGTGTCGCCGTTCGCCAGCCGTACCTGCTTGGCGGCCCGGTCCAGGCTCTCGGCGGCGACGCCCAGACGCCACTCGGCGTCGATGTCGCGCCGCCGCGGCAGCGCGGTGTCCTCGGGGCGTGCCCGCCCGAGCAACGCCTGCTTGGACAGCGGCGGGCGGTCGTAGGGCTCGTACGGCTCGTCGCCGATCATGGTCAGGGATCCGGTGAAGCCCTGCTCGCGCAGCGTCTCCGCCGCGCGCAGACCGGCCAGCGAGGCTCCGACCACGACGATGCGGCCCTGGCGCCGCAGGACCTCGACGTCCGTGTCAGCCGACATGGGACTGCACGCCCTGCGTCGGCTCGTCGGAGTAGTCGACCAGGATGGCCTGGACCGGGCAGGCGGCAGCGGCCTTCTGCACCCGGTCACGTTGTGCCTCGTCGAAGCGAGGGGAGAACAGCAGCGCCTCTTCCCCGTGGAGGGCGAAGATGTCCGGGGCGAGAAAGACGCACTGTGCGAATCCCTGGCACCGGTTGAGATCGACGACAAGCCTCATCGGGAACCCGCTCCCTGCGCGGGCCGCGGTCCCCGCAGGGTCCGCAGCCGTGTGCGCTCGGTCCATACGGTGGTCGGCATGCCTCTTTCAGGATGGGCCTGTGCGCAGGGCGCTCGCAAGGTGAAGGCTGCCGGGCAGGCCGATGCTCACCCGACCGGCCAACCGCAAGGGAGACGAGGCGCTGTCGGCCGCCTGAACGCCGGACGGACGGGGGCGCGACTCGGGCGGCCGTACGCACTGGCTCCCTCCGGACCGCCGCGACGGCCTTCACATCTGGCAGGGCTCCGGTCCCGACTGCCCGCCTCGTTGAGGCTCAGACGGTCTTGCCGTCGAGCGTGTAGCGGACGCCGCAGTTCTGTGCGAGTGGGCGAGCTGCAACTGGACAGGCGGGGTGTCGTAACGGACGGCGTTTCCGCAGCCGGTAGAGCACGTCATCGCACAGATCCTGCAGTGGCCGCTCAAGGTGTGCCAGCACCCGTTGGAGGGTGTCCGGTGACGGTGAGGTTCGCAGCAGTGACGCGGTGTAGAAGGCGAGGACGCTGCCGTCGGCGACGGAGATCGTGGTGGCGGCGAAGGGGGGTCCCTCGGCGGTGCCCAGAGGAGGTCCGGTGGGCAGGTCGGGCATTCCGGTGGTCCTGGTGCAGTTTTGCGCGAGCGGGTCGTGGACCGCATACACGCAGCTTGCCGTGAGTGGCATGGGATCGCCGGGCGGCAGAGCTGCGCCTTCCTCGGCGAGGCTTTGGCGGTGTCGTCGAGGAGGGCGAGGGGCTCGTCGGGCTCCAGGTCAAGAGCGGCCAGGGAGCGGGCGGCGGCCCCTATCTATCCCATGGTGGTGGCCGCAAGGAGGCCTTGGCCGGCGACTTCACCGACCACCAGTGCAGTGCGGGCGCCGGACAGGGCGAAGGTGTCGAACCCACTGCCTCCCCCCACCGCGGTCGGCACGTACCGGTGCGCGGTTTCCACGGTGGTCCGCGTGTCGGGGTGGTGCAGCAGCAGGTGACGCTGGACCGTCGGAGCGATGTGTGTTCGCGGGTGTAGCAAACTGGGGCCGCCTCCGGTTGTTGATATCGCGGCCGGTGTGGGCGAGATCGGTGCACGTAGCACGGCACAGCTGCTTGTCCGGCTCCGTCACGTCGAGTCCGGCCGCAACTCGCTCCTCCCGACAGACCGCGGTCTCGTGTCGCCGCACGCAGGTCATTCCCAGACCGTGGTGGATGTCGGGATGCTTGCTGGCCAGCAGGCGTCGCCATCGTCGACTGGAAGTCGACGGCGTGGTGGGAGTTCGGCGCGCTCCAGGCACAACTGCGCCGCGACGGTGTGCCGTCGGTGGTGTGCACCCCGGACGACCTGCACGACGACACCGGGCGGGGTCTGTTCACGCGTGATGGAGACGGGCGCCCGCGGCCGGTTACGGTAGTCCACCGGCGTGCCGTACTCACCGACTTGCTGTCCCGCTACGGAGCTGCCCTCACCGAGCATCCGATGACGCGTGCCTGGGCGGACGGAGCACGTGTCATGGTCAATCCCTGCACCAGCAACGTGGCACACAGGAAGTCGGTCCTGGCCCTGCTCACCGACCCACGCACCCGCTGTCTGCTGCCGAAGACCGAGGCAAAAGGGGCGGGGAACCTCGTACCGTGGATGAGGCTCCTGCGTCCAGGACCTACGACCTGTCCCGACGGACGTACGGCGGACCTGCTGGAGTTCGCCCGCCCCCGACGCGAGCACCTGGTGCTCAAGCCCAACGACGACTACGGCGGGACCGGCATCGTGTGCGTCCGGCGCACCACGGACGCCGCCTGGCGCACCGCCCTCGGCCGGGTCCTGACGATCCCGCACGTGATCCAGGAACGCCTCTCCATCCCCACCGCCCCCTACGCCGTCCTGGAACATGGCCGACTGCGGATCAGGCGGTGCTGTGAAAGCGTGGATCCCTTCCTCTTCGGCACCAAGGCCCGGGATGCATCTCCCGCGTCTCCACCGCCCCACTGAGGAACGTCACCACCGGCGGCTCCATCGTCCCCGTCTTCCGCATCGCGCCCCGCCCGTGCGCATAGCCGCCTCTCCAACAGCGGTCCACGCCCGCCACACCTCAAAGAGCTACTCCCCGACCCGCGAGTAGACCGTGCCGTCCCCGTCCGTCAGACGGCACACCTGACGGCCCGCGGGGTCGAGCACCGCGGTCAGCCGCACCTCGATCACGGACGCGTGATCGAACTCGTCCAGACCGAACAGAACGGCCCCGGCCGACCCGGCCGGCACCGGCGGAGGGACAGGCTCCAGCCGCACCCGCACCTCGCCACCGCGGATGAGGCACACGCCTCGGCTACAGCGGTCCGCCCCTCGCCCCTCTGGTCCAGGGTCCGGTGAAACGCAGGACCGCCATCCAGCCGAAGCTCACAGCAGAGACTCCGGCCTGAGAAAGTCGGGCCGGAGCCGCTCAGGCAGCCTGCTCTGGCTCGACTCTGTCGTGGGCCGCCTGTCGGCATGACCAGCGACCGAAAGACAGTGTCGAGTCGAACGGGATCGGATGGTCTTGCCTGGTGTCGACAGGCGACACGGTGACCTGCTGACACCTGTGTGTTACCACTGCGCACGGAGTTGTTCGTAGGCTAT
Above is a genomic segment from Streptomyces fodineus containing:
- a CDS encoding alpha-keto acid decarboxylase family protein, translated to MTIGDFLLRRLEEAGVGHLFGVPGDFNLELLQQLQDTGTLKWVGNCSELNASYAADGYARLNGMGALLVTNAVGALSAINGVAGSYSEHVPVVCICGSIPLKSIDRGLGMHHTMADGTWDRFLGAYAQVTAAQARLTPHNAVTEIDRLILTAWREKLPVYLELPSDIAYLDIEVPQAPLVLAQPPSDPERLRSCVTAIAAHLSAAKSPAVLVDLDVDRFGVAADVMGLAEKMRLPVAVISTAKAVIDETFPHYVGIYNGQASEPHVRAAIETSDCLLSIGYRPIEVTTGDFTASLPADTIHARSHSVDVGDDNYQAVTLQEVIRGVLDAVPRVTSRAVPQRPAATGALANGSARLTQAAYWQAVQGYLRAGDVLLLDNGTSYALLGLSLPPGCTFVGSINWGSIGYSVAALLGTLTAAPDRRHLLFLGDGSFQLTAQELSTILRHDHKPVIFLINHGGYTIERGYLGRTEQYNDIATWAYADLPRVLRPDTTARSFVVKTTADLAEALSAPNDTLIFIEAVMDPYDAPAAVMASSNTGADIDYGPRGPQHRDNVQLRPA
- a CDS encoding cytochrome P450, encoding MTSGTLVAQITDYANRANPYPLYAELRKQPVRREDDGTYVVSTYYEVRSLANDPRLSNDTSNRPSGYARVGQPDPETGLPPSFIFTDPPVHDRLRDTINRPFGPPHSPRFLDDLRGELTKVVTELLDAFEGKDQVDIVEAFSYPLPVTAICKVLGVPREDEPRFHGWADALASSLDPQAGGDGQAKAQQARQDMGAYLTDLIETKRRHPGPGMLSALAPDMTPADLEATAVLLLVAGHETTVNAITNTTLTLLRHPDLLERFQKDLDLAVPLIEEVLRYEPPVQFIPFTTALADIEVAGTTIPAGSPVWLMLAAANRDPKRFKDPDRFDPDRKDNEHLGMYTGIHYCFGAPLARIELHVAVPELFRRVRFSGLLEDPPPYRANAVLRGPRHLPVAIEGLTD
- a CDS encoding NAD(P)/FAD-dependent oxidoreductase; amino-acid sequence: MSADTDVEVLRRQGRIVVVGASLAGLRAAETLREQGFTGSLTMIGDEPYEPYDRPPLSKQALLGRARPEDTALPRRRDIDAEWRLGVAAESLDRAAKQVRLANGDTVPYDRLLITTGTRARPWFHPEEAALDGVFGLRTRDDSARLRRKLTGGVARVLVIGAGFTGSEVASACRELGLEVTVAERGPAPLVGALGGVIGAVADRLQRKHGVDLRCGVSVTALEGDDVGRLRRAHLSDGSAIDVEVAVVSLGAMRNTEWLAGSGVAAGPRGIACDAGCRVFDVNGIVTDDIYAAGDVARSPHPLFDYQFLALEHWGNAVEQAEVAAHNMICAGPDRRPHLWLPMFWSSQFGVNIKSVGVPSLGDHLVVAQGTLTEERFVAVYGYRGRVIAAVAFDGARWLGFYEQQIAAGAPFPPEYRTVDRRTETLDPIDPAFPDPHLPTHGATVTLTGHSPSERRVTFVPAHA
- a CDS encoding ferredoxin, whose product is MRLVVDLNRCQGFAQCVFLAPDIFALHGEEALLFSPRFDEAQRDRVQKAAAACPVQAILVDYSDEPTQGVQSHVG
- a CDS encoding SpoIIE family protein phosphatase, whose amino-acid sequence is MPLTASCVYAVHDPLAQNCTRTTGMPDLPTGPPLGTAEGPPFAATTISVADGSVLAFYTASLLRTSPSPDTLQRVLAHLERPLQDLCDDVLYRLRKRRPLRHPACPVAARPLAQNCGVRYTLDGKTV